The genomic stretch CATTCCCGTAAGCGCAATTGGATACAATACCGCCGGAGCCATAAGCGTAAAATCTGTTGGCGCTAACATTCGTTCCGTCGAAATTGGTCCCTGCTGCTCCGTCGATCACCCCCCCATTGTTATATTGAAGCTGCCCGGAAGTCCCGCCGGGAGTGAGAGCATTCGCAGCTGAGCCGCGAGCAACTAGGTCTGTAACCACTTCGGACCCCTTATCAAAAGATGTAAGCGATCGCCAGCGTGACGGCTGCGCAATTCAAATATTGCCCATCCCAGTTTATTCTTCGTCAACAGGCTCTGATGGGTACCAAGAACCGGCTACGGACCTACCATTAAATTGCCGCGATGGCGCGCGCGATCATGGCGAGCGCCATCGCCGGCTTGGTGGCAGAAACCGTCGAAATACGCAACTGTAATGCTAGGCGTATCTTCCTGCGGTTTTCGCGAAGATAATTATGTTGGGATCGACTGAACCTATGTTTATAATTTTCGACTCTTGAATATGAGACTGCAGCATCGCAAATGTGATCAGCTGAGCATCAAGTATATCCTGCTTTAGCAGGGCATTTTCGTGAATACTTTTCTCTTCTCCTTCCAGGCAGCAAACCAATTGCCGGATTGGACTGAGCGCCCCCTGTGGACGCTCGACTGGCGCGAGTTCCAAATCCGCGAAGCTCGCATATACGCCGCCACCTTTAACCGAATAAATATCCAACCCCGCACCATTGGCGCGAACTGTGATTTCGCCACGTTCGCAGGAAAGGATGAAATCGTGACCCAATGCCTGGGTGATATGACCGACCAAGCCTCCTTCGAAATGTACGCTCGCTGAAATCACCCGAGGATCGGACGTCACCGATGTGGCGGGCCCGTCTCTTACCACATTGTCCAGTACGGCGTGAACCCCAGCGACGCGGCGACCGGAAGCGGCGAACAGCAATAGATCTACGGAATGAGAGTGAGTCCAATAGAGCGGCGCCGAGCCGAAAGTGACCCTCACCTCCCGCAAGGCTCCGTATCGCCCTGATCTCGCCAGCGCCAAGGCTTGTCTGTAGACGTCAAGATGCCGCCGGATCGCACCCCAGGTTACGAAAAGCTCCTTCGATGCAAACAGCGTCCGCAACTTCTCCAGTTCAGCCATGCTGTTGCAAAGCGGTTTTTCCGCGTGAATCGCTCTGGTCCCCGAATCCACGGCCTCCCGGATCAAAGCCGCTCGCCCAAATGTTCGCGTCGCGACGCCGAGCAGAGCGGGTTTTTCTGCTTTGAGCAAGTCACTGGGATTAGCGTAGCGACGTTGCACGCCAAACTTCTCGCCGGCCCGGTTCAGGGCCTCGAGGCTGATGTCGCACAAGGCCTTCAGCTTCAGGCGAGGGTGGGACAAAATGGCTTCCGCATGGCTCAGCGGAAGCCAGCAGGGCGGCCCGTGCGCAATCATGGTTTCACTGGCAAAGGCGCCCATGCGCCCACATCCAATTACCGCCGCGTCGAAGCAATGTTCCATTTTCAGACGGCGCTCCATCGTAGAAGATACGTAGTCGGAGACGAGCGTCGAGAATCCAAATCTCGGTATGCCGAACAAATATCCAAACCTTCATAGGTACCCGACACAAGTAGCGAAGATCTCAAGCGACCGCTCGAGATTTGTCTCGCCAAATAGTCGAGATTGGATCTTACATTGAACCGACTGAAGCCTCGACTGTCGGGATGCTCAGGAGATAGGCCAACAGCCTCGATGCGAAGCTGCTTCATGTAAAAGTGCTGACTAGCCAACGGATTGATGGTGGGTGCAGGCTCTCCGCGGCCCGGAAATCCCAAGACGGCGATAATCCCCATTTTTCCAGCCGCCGCTAGCGCTGTCTCCCAATCACTCCATCCGTTGGTGGTCGAAACGACCAAATCCGCCAGATCTGACCCCAGCGCCTCGATCATTGCGGCGCGCTCATGTCGAGCAAAGACCGCCTCCGCCCCGAATTCTCGGGCGATCGCTGCCGGTCCACCTTGATCAGACAGAGCGTAGACCTGCGCTCCCGCCACCGAAGCCATCGCGACCGTAGTCAAGCCCAAAGGGCCAAGTCCGATGACCAAGACACGACTTCCGGCCCGCGCATTCCCTCTCAGCACCGCATTGTAGCCCAAGTGGAACAAATACGCACAAACAATGTCATCCGCCGACGCCGATGCGGGCAACCGATAGAGAACCTCGTCTTCCGCGACAACAAAGGCGCTGCGATGCGAGGTGAATGTGAGCACGCGGTCGCCGGTTCTGAAACGGGTCACGTGGTTTCCCGTATCGAGCACTCGAGCGACATTGCAGTAACCGACCAAACGCGGATAGTTTGGCCCCGAGCGCAGCGGGGGCAGCCCTTTATACGCAGCGAGTTCGGTGCCTGGGGAGATTGCGGAAACAATCGTTTGACAAAGCAGATCCTTGTCGTCTGGCGCTCTCAAGGCTTCGGTCCGTATTTCCAGTTCGCCGGGAGCGTTGACCCAAACCACCGAGGCTTCAGCGGGCGTCATGTCGGATTTCCCTCGCCGATTGCAATACACTCATATCGCTCACGATTGTTCAATTCTGTCGGCGCGTGAAGATCGACACATCGCCTCAGGGTTTTTCCAAACAAATGTCTTCGATATCATGTTGAAGCGAGATTCCTGGGCCTCGGTAGGCGCCGCCATCGACAATGACGTCAGGCGCCTCTGTCGCCAGGAATTCGAGCAGAGATGCCTTATCCAGAGTCACATTAGCAGAATCAAACATTTCTGAAATTAAGTAGTCTGGCAGAAGCTGTAACGACGTCTTGAATAGAAATATCTTCTTACCAAAGATATGAGCGACGAATAGGGCGGTGCTGTAGTGGCCTACTAAAACCCTGCAGGAGTTGACATGCTCACGAAAACGTCCAATTTTAATATTGGATGGAATATGATTCGATGCCTCTTGATAAATATCAGGATGCGGGCAATATGTTACGTTAATATTGTTGTCTTGACAAAATTCGATCAGAGCTACATCTTCAACAAACTGTTCAGTATCCCAGTAGCTTTTACCCGCAACCGCACTCCCGACGATCAGCACATCTGTTCTTTTTTCTTCAGAGCGCGGGCTCCACGGCGCCTCATTCTGATAGAAAACTTCCGACGAATTATGCCATAAAATATTGTCACGTATAATTGCCGGCTGCGGCAGTTTTGGTATCATATTAACGTAGATAATTTGCCTATCTGCCGCCATTATATGCAATAATGAATAGTAACTTGCAAAAATATCTGAGCATATTCCGTGCAAATATTCAGTAATTTGTAGGCCTTCTGTAATAGCTGCGATTCGTAATAGCTCAATCGAGCGGCTGTTGGACGAAAACAGTTCCAGCTTCGAAATCTCATGCACGCGAAACATAGTTTGATAGACGCTTATCAAGCCGGTAGCGAGGCATCGCCCGGACAACAGCCCCGACACGAAACTCGGGAAATGTTTCAGGACCCAAATCAACGTTGCGCGACGGAGCGAAAACCGATTTCCAGCATATCTGTCGATCCTAACGTCCGCGAAGATGAAACGGCTCGCCGACACGTCTTCTCCTGCGAGAAAATGCCGCCGCATCGACACCGAGCGAAGGAGATCTGTGTCGGCCAATCGGCCTGAATTAAATATGGCTAGCAGATTGCCGGAGACAGATGTGTAAGCCGCGGGCTTCAGAGACACGAGCGTCGCCGCTAGGGCGCTCGTGTCGACCGACTTTCCACGTTGGATTTCCACATAGGCGTTCCAAAAATCGCGATAGACTTTAGCGCTCATCTTTTCAATTCGCTTGTCTGGCTTGCCGTCCGGCGTGCGCGCCACAACCACTTGGCAGGAAGAAAGGGGGCCGCGTCGTTTACCAGAAAGACAGCAGTGGAGAGGGACTGGCGGGCGCCAAACCGCTCATCCAAAGATCGTCGATCAGGTTCAGCAGCAGATGATCGTTATATTTTCTAGCTGCGATCTGAAGACCGAACGGCGCGCCTTGTGGCGACTGGAAGGCGGGAACGCTGATGGCGGGGAGATGCGTCAAGGTCCACATCAGAGCCGGATCGAGCTCCTCG from Methylosinus sp. C49 encodes the following:
- a CDS encoding Gfo/Idh/MocA family oxidoreductase; this translates as MEHCFDAAVIGCGRMGAFASETMIAHGPPCWLPLSHAEAILSHPRLKLKALCDISLEALNRAGEKFGVQRRYANPSDLLKAEKPALLGVATRTFGRAALIREAVDSGTRAIHAEKPLCNSMAELEKLRTLFASKELFVTWGAIRRHLDVYRQALALARSGRYGALREVRVTFGSAPLYWTHSHSVDLLLFAASGRRVAGVHAVLDNVVRDGPATSVTSDPRVISASVHFEGGLVGHITQALGHDFILSCERGEITVRANGAGLDIYSVKGGGVYASFADLELAPVERPQGALSPIRQLVCCLEGEEKSIHENALLKQDILDAQLITFAMLQSHIQESKIINIGSVDPNIIIFAKTAGRYA
- a CDS encoding zinc-binding alcohol dehydrogenase, translating into MTPAEASVVWVNAPGELEIRTEALRAPDDKDLLCQTIVSAISPGTELAAYKGLPPLRSGPNYPRLVGYCNVARVLDTGNHVTRFRTGDRVLTFTSHRSAFVVAEDEVLYRLPASASADDIVCAYLFHLGYNAVLRGNARAGSRVLVIGLGPLGLTTVAMASVAGAQVYALSDQGGPAAIAREFGAEAVFARHERAAMIEALGSDLADLVVSTTNGWSDWETALAAAGKMGIIAVLGFPGRGEPAPTINPLASQHFYMKQLRIEAVGLSPEHPDSRGFSRFNVRSNLDYLARQISSGRLRSSLLVSGTYEGLDICSAYRDLDSRRSSPTTYLLRWSAV